A stretch of the Acidisarcina sp. genome encodes the following:
- a CDS encoding glucokinase: MILAGDVGGTKVHLALYDFDEGRLEHVRDEKYQAREYSGLEDIVRKFLAKGTNSGEEITAACFGVPGPVRDGRLKLTNLPWTLDSRTLAQNLKIEQLFLINDLEANGYGVPELSPEQIYVLSEGDTSQVGNRGLISAGTGLGQAILVWNGKVHVPMPSEGGHCDFAARDDEEIELFRYLRARYKGRVSFERVVSGMGITNIYEFLRDAKGMQEPTWLRDRMKVEDPNAVIGELGVAGSNELCSRALDMFVSAYGAEAGNLALKALSVGGVYLGGGVAPRILPKMESGLFMKAFLDKGRLSGLLKQMPVRIILESRAALMGAAAYAEARAAEISGRSARAASIHAS; the protein is encoded by the coding sequence ATGATTTTAGCTGGCGATGTAGGCGGCACCAAGGTTCACCTTGCGCTCTATGACTTTGACGAAGGCAGGCTGGAGCACGTGCGCGACGAGAAGTATCAAGCGCGGGAGTACTCCGGCCTGGAGGATATCGTCAGAAAGTTCCTTGCCAAGGGCACAAATTCTGGCGAGGAAATTACCGCTGCGTGCTTCGGTGTCCCCGGACCAGTCCGCGACGGCAGGTTGAAGCTGACCAATCTGCCATGGACGCTCGACAGCCGTACGCTCGCACAGAACCTGAAGATTGAGCAGCTGTTCCTGATCAACGATCTCGAGGCGAATGGTTACGGAGTCCCCGAACTCTCGCCGGAACAGATTTACGTTCTAAGCGAGGGCGACACCAGCCAGGTCGGCAACCGCGGGCTCATCTCCGCCGGCACCGGCCTGGGGCAGGCCATCCTGGTGTGGAATGGCAAGGTGCATGTTCCCATGCCTTCGGAGGGCGGCCACTGCGACTTTGCGGCCCGCGATGACGAGGAGATTGAGCTGTTCCGCTATCTGCGAGCCAGGTACAAGGGCCGCGTCAGCTTTGAGCGCGTCGTCTCCGGCATGGGCATCACGAACATCTACGAATTTCTGCGCGACGCCAAAGGAATGCAAGAGCCCACATGGCTGCGCGACCGCATGAAGGTGGAAGATCCCAATGCCGTGATCGGCGAGCTGGGCGTGGCCGGAAGCAACGAGCTCTGCTCGCGCGCCCTCGATATGTTTGTCTCCGCCTATGGCGCGGAGGCAGGCAACCTGGCCCTGAAGGCTCTTTCCGTTGGAGGCGTCTACCTCGGCGGCGGCGTCGCTCCGCGCATCCTTCCCAAGATGGAGTCGGGCCTCTTCATGAAAGCCTTTCTGGATAAGGGACGGCTCAGCGGACTACTGAAGCAGATGCCGGTGCGCATTATCCTCGAGAGCCGCGCCGCGCTGATGGGTGCGGCAGCGTATGCCGAGGCGCGTGCCGCTGAAATCTCCGGACGTTCGGCCAGGGCCGCCTCCATCCACGCGTCCTAG